One genomic window of Vibrio mangrovi includes the following:
- a CDS encoding DUF2589 domain-containing protein produces the protein MINLEEFVHSIHVATASAGEALIQKNLDLLERFFEPADEDDEDIAHMAEIGRSDAQVEGRTPKRGEKNPPPSDRTAKRFMSGESGGDIPILKPKMVAMQYPTVTRNGPTVQTVNVPLITLIPLSQVELREMSFSTELDLSVSGDALQVSFPKRTLKAKEMAEEGANQGNGGKAKLEVKIAAMETPDGLKYIVDGYERALRAQVPG, from the coding sequence ATGATCAACTTAGAAGAGTTTGTCCATTCGATTCATGTCGCGACGGCTTCGGCCGGAGAAGCTCTGATCCAGAAAAATCTGGATCTGCTGGAACGTTTTTTTGAACCGGCAGATGAAGATGATGAAGACATCGCACATATGGCAGAGATCGGTCGTTCTGATGCACAAGTTGAGGGTAGAACTCCGAAACGCGGAGAAAAGAATCCACCACCGTCGGATAGGACCGCGAAACGGTTTATGAGCGGAGAATCTGGGGGAGATATTCCGATTCTCAAACCGAAAATGGTTGCCATGCAGTATCCGACAGTGACCCGGAATGGGCCGACCGTACAAACCGTCAATGTGCCGTTGATTACGCTGATCCCGTTGTCTCAGGTTGAACTGCGGGAAATGAGTTTTTCAACAGAGCTGGATCTCAGTGTCAGCGGTGATGCGTTGCAGGTCTCTTTCCCGAAACGGACACTCAAAGCCAAAGAGATGGCCGAAGAAGGAGCAAATCAGGGCAATGGCGGCAAAGCAAAACTGGAAGTAAAAATCGCCGCAATGGAGACGCCGGACGGACTGAAATATATCGTTGACGGTTACGAAAGGGCGCTGAGAGCGCAGGTTCCGGGCTAA
- a CDS encoding DUF2589 domain-containing protein, whose protein sequence is MAVTSGPGLVSMAQQFSGLPMGDLIGGPLMAAAEANNKMAMTQVKFMLDTCFSKQPVQGGSNSDSSQSSEYQPVMVDLKLKRPVITTTKGQNEGASTVSTDTAESSISIPLLTLLPLNALAVDDVSIEFNMEVKSSFSNEQSQQEKENMSAQGSFEAKIGYGPFSASVSGSVAKSSEKSSSNTEKYEKSNKATYDVKVHAGQLPLPEGVGVIIQAYTDNIAPIMVTQGEDGTH, encoded by the coding sequence ATGGCAGTCACTTCAGGGCCGGGTTTAGTATCAATGGCGCAACAGTTTAGTGGACTTCCGATGGGTGATTTGATCGGAGGACCTTTGATGGCTGCGGCAGAAGCCAATAATAAAATGGCGATGACTCAGGTTAAATTTATGCTCGATACCTGTTTCAGTAAACAACCTGTACAGGGTGGCAGTAACAGTGATAGCTCACAAAGCTCGGAATATCAGCCGGTAATGGTTGATCTGAAGCTCAAGCGCCCAGTGATTACGACTACTAAAGGTCAGAATGAAGGAGCATCGACAGTGAGTACCGATACTGCTGAATCATCGATCTCGATTCCGTTGCTGACCTTATTACCGCTGAATGCACTGGCGGTGGATGATGTCAGTATTGAGTTCAATATGGAAGTGAAGTCCAGTTTCTCTAATGAACAGAGCCAGCAGGAAAAAGAGAATATGAGTGCTCAGGGCAGCTTCGAAGCGAAGATCGGTTATGGCCCTTTTTCAGCCAGTGTCAGTGGCAGTGTGGCGAAATCTTCTGAGAAAAGCAGCTCTAATACCGAAAAATATGAGAAAAGCAATAAAGCAACCTATGACGTGAAAGTTCACGCTGGTCAACTACCGTTGCCGGAAGGGGTTGGTGTGATTATTCAGGCTTACACGGACAACATCGCTCCGATCATGGTGACTCAGGGAGAAGACGGCACACATTAA
- a CDS encoding beta-ketoacyl-ACP synthase — protein sequence MNRRVVITGMSGVTAFGNDWASIEPKLRAGRNATRHMPSYEQYDGLNTKLAAPIEDFELPKHYKRKQVRGMGRVSRLATVATENALTQAGLIGHEMLTNGQTGIAYGSSTGSTDAVGAFGVMLNENSTRAITATTYVQMMPHTAAVNVGLFFGIKGRVIPTSSACTSGSQAIGYAYEAIKHGYQTIMVAGGAEELCPTESAVFDTLFATSLKNDTPHLTPRPYDRDRDGLVIGEGAGTLILEEYEHAVRRGATIYAELVGFASNCDAAHVTQPQMSTMQICMEMALQNAHLSPDQIGYISAHGTATDRGDIAESHATENALGYKPISSLKSYFGHTLGACGSVEAWLSIEMMNSGWFCPTINLDNLDPLCANLDYIVGNGRTLDVEYIMSNNFAFGGINTSLIFKRYR from the coding sequence ATGAATCGCAGAGTCGTCATTACCGGAATGTCCGGTGTCACTGCGTTCGGCAATGACTGGGCCAGCATCGAACCCAAATTACGGGCAGGTCGGAATGCAACCCGGCATATGCCATCTTACGAGCAGTATGACGGATTAAACACCAAACTTGCAGCCCCGATTGAGGATTTCGAATTACCGAAGCATTACAAACGAAAACAGGTCCGTGGTATGGGCCGGGTTTCCCGGTTGGCAACCGTTGCGACGGAAAATGCCTTAACGCAGGCTGGTCTTATCGGTCATGAAATGCTCACCAATGGTCAGACAGGTATTGCTTACGGTTCATCAACCGGCAGCACCGATGCCGTCGGAGCCTTTGGCGTCATGCTCAACGAAAATAGTACCCGGGCTATTACAGCAACAACCTATGTACAAATGATGCCTCATACGGCAGCCGTCAATGTCGGGTTGTTCTTCGGTATCAAAGGGCGAGTGATCCCGACCAGTAGTGCCTGTACATCCGGTAGTCAGGCTATCGGTTATGCTTATGAAGCGATTAAACATGGCTATCAGACAATCATGGTCGCCGGTGGTGCTGAAGAGCTATGCCCGACTGAATCAGCTGTATTTGATACCTTATTTGCCACCAGCCTGAAAAACGACACACCACATCTGACACCACGCCCGTATGACAGAGACCGGGACGGTCTGGTGATTGGCGAAGGTGCCGGAACACTGATTCTCGAAGAATATGAGCACGCCGTTCGCCGTGGTGCCACCATCTACGCAGAGCTGGTCGGTTTTGCCAGTAACTGCGATGCGGCTCATGTTACCCAGCCTCAGATGTCAACCATGCAAATCTGTATGGAAATGGCCCTGCAAAATGCCCATTTATCCCCCGACCAAATCGGCTATATCTCAGCGCACGGCACCGCAACCGATCGGGGAGATATTGCAGAAAGCCATGCAACAGAGAATGCATTGGGATATAAGCCAATCAGCTCACTGAAAAGCTATTTCGGTCATACTCTGGGTGCCTGTGGTTCAGTCGAAGCCTGGCTGAGTATTGAGATGATGAATTCCGGCTGGTTTTGCCCGACGATCAATTTAGACAATCTGGATCCGCTTTGCGCCAATCTGGATTATATCGTGGGTAATGGCCGGACATTAGATGTCGAGTACATCATGAGTAATAACTTTGCTTTCGGTGGTATCAACACTTCACTGATTTTCAAAAGATACCGATAA
- a CDS encoding 3-ketoacyl-ACP reductase FabG2, translated as MTRQILVTGASKGIGQAIAIALAKDGFTVIVHYMSDEQGARDTLAEIQQHGGEGRLIQFDISDREACRHTLESYIEQHGAFYGVVNNAGITRDTAFPAMTEQEWDGVIHTNLDSFYNVLHPCVMPMIRLRQGGRIVTLSSVSGLMGNRGQTNYSAAKAGIIGATKSLALELAKRNITVNCVAPGLIETGIVEDEVREHTLPHIPMRRLGQPEEIASLVSYLMSDSAGYITRQVISVNGGLA; from the coding sequence ATGACCCGGCAAATACTCGTTACCGGCGCCAGTAAAGGAATCGGTCAGGCGATTGCCATTGCTCTGGCAAAAGATGGATTTACAGTGATCGTTCACTATATGAGTGATGAACAGGGTGCCCGCGATACGCTGGCAGAAATCCAACAACACGGTGGAGAAGGTCGCCTGATTCAGTTTGACATCAGTGACCGGGAAGCATGCCGCCACACTCTCGAATCCTATATTGAACAACACGGCGCTTTTTACGGGGTTGTCAATAATGCCGGGATTACCCGGGATACAGCTTTCCCGGCCATGACTGAACAGGAATGGGATGGCGTTATCCACACCAATTTAGACAGTTTTTATAATGTATTACATCCTTGTGTCATGCCGATGATACGTCTGCGTCAGGGTGGACGGATCGTTACCCTTTCCTCAGTATCCGGTTTGATGGGGAACCGGGGACAGACAAACTATAGTGCCGCAAAAGCCGGTATTATTGGTGCGACCAAATCACTGGCACTTGAACTGGCGAAACGTAACATTACTGTCAACTGTGTTGCTCCGGGACTCATCGAAACCGGTATTGTCGAAGATGAAGTGAGAGAACATACACTTCCTCATATCCCCATGCGCCGTCTGGGGCAGCCTGAAGAGATTGCCAGTTTAGTCAGCTATCTGATGTCCGATTCAGCAGGATACATCACCCGTCAGGTCATTTCAGTGAATGGAGGTTTGGCATGA
- a CDS encoding hotdog family protein — MSNIPAIEQLIPHDSPMIFIDHAIDIQDESVHCQVTIGENNPFFDTISGTLPAYVGLEFMAQTIAAWSGFRALQSGEKPSIGFLLGSRRYQASCDTFAQGQLLDIYAQKVMEDHAMGMAVFSAQIENRGEQLAQCQLNVYLPSTATLQQMKLRSQR; from the coding sequence ATGTCTAATATTCCCGCAATCGAGCAGTTGATCCCACATGACTCTCCGATGATATTTATCGATCATGCAATCGATATTCAGGATGAGTCGGTTCACTGCCAGGTCACTATTGGTGAGAACAACCCTTTCTTCGACACCATATCCGGAACGCTTCCGGCTTATGTCGGACTCGAATTCATGGCTCAGACTATTGCAGCCTGGTCAGGATTTCGCGCTTTACAGTCCGGAGAAAAACCATCCATCGGTTTTTTACTGGGAAGCCGCCGTTATCAGGCAAGCTGTGACACTTTCGCTCAAGGGCAACTGCTGGATATCTATGCCCAGAAAGTTATGGAAGATCATGCCATGGGAATGGCTGTATTTTCCGCTCAGATAGAAAATCGGGGAGAACAACTGGCACAGTGTCAGTTAAATGTTTATCTCCCCTCAACCGCAACACTGCAACAGATGAAACTCAGGAGTCAACGATGA